The following is a genomic window from Vitis vinifera cultivar Pinot Noir 40024 chromosome 6, ASM3070453v1.
ATTGTTTTGGAGATGCTATCCTTTGCAAATAGGTTCTGTTGTGAGGAGATGAAGAGTGCTTGTGATGCTTATTTAGCTTCATTGGTTTGTAATATTGGGGATGCATTGATTCTTATTGATTATGGTTTGGAGGAGACTGCGAGTCTTCTTGTAGCTGCTTGCTTGCAAGTGCTGTTAAGAGAGCTTCCAAGTTCTTTGTATAATCTGAAGGTTGTGAAAATTTTTTGTAGTATTGAGGCAAAGGAGAGGCTGGCCATGGTAGGTCATGCTTCTTTTTTGTTGTATTATTTTCTTAGTCAAGTGGCTATGGAAGAGAATATGGTATCAAAAACAACTGTAATGTTGCTGGAAAGAATGAGAGAGTGTGCTACAGAAAAGTGGCAGAAGGCACTTGCATTTCATCAATTGGGCTGTGTGAGGCTTGAGAGGAAGGAGTATGAGGATGCTGAATGTTGCTTTGAAGCTGCAACTGAGGTGGGTCATGTTTATTCTGTGGCTGGTGTTGCAAGAGCTAAGTACAAGCAAGGGCACCAGTATTCATCGTATGAGCTGATGAATTCTCTCATCTCTGATTATAAATCAGTTGGGTGGATGTACCAGGAGCGATCTCTGTACTGCAGTGGGAGGATGAAGATTTTTGATTTGAATACTGCAACTGAACTGGATCCCACACTTTCGTTTCCCTATAAATACAGAGCTGTTGCATTGATGGAGGAGAAACAGATTAGAGCATCCATCACTGAGATTGACAAAATCATTGGATTTAAGGTGTCTCCTGACTGCCTTGAACTGCGGGCTTGGTTCTTTATAGCACTCGAGGACTATCAAAGTGCACTGAGAGATATTCGGGCGTTGTTAGCATTGGAACCGAATTACAGCATGTTTCATGGGAAGGTGAGTGCAGATCACTTGGTTGAGCTCCTCAGTCGTCGTGTTCAACAGTGGAGTCAGGCTGATTGCTGGATGCAACTCTATAATAGATGGTCTTGCATTGATGATATTGGATCTCTGGCTGTCATACATCAGATGCTTGTCAATGATCCTCATAAGAGCCTTCTACGGTTTCGGcaatctcttcttcttttgcgGTAAGTTTTATGATTAAACTTGAGATGATTCTcctaaaaaaatgtttgttaacTGTTTGCCTAGAACTTGATTCCCAAAAGTTTTTCCAGTAATTCATGTGGAACCTCAAACTTGCAGTTCCTTAGATAAtggtttgataaattttaataatttgtccTATCTCTGTGATCTCTGACACATTAGAAGTTGTATCTTGTCCAAGTAAGAAGTTATGAATTCTACAATgtgattattttcaaaattgaactcatttcaACGTATTGAAGATAGCCTAATATCCAAGAATATTACAGGTTAAATTGTCAAAAGGCTGCAATGCGCAGTTTGCGGTTGGCGAGAAATCATTCTAGCTCTGAGCATGAAAGGCTTGTGTATGAAGGATGGATATCATATGATACTGGCCATCGTGAAGAAGCACTCTCTAAGGCAGAGGAGTCCATCGCTCTTCAGAGGTCATTTGAAGCCTTTTTCCTCAAAGCATATGTGTTGGCAGATACAAGTCTGAATCCAGAATCATCAGCTTATGTCATCCAACTTCTGGAGGAAGCTCTTAAATGTCCTTCAGATGGTCTTCGGAAAGGACAAGTATTATACATAGTGAAACCCTTGTGTATTGCTGTCCTATGTCTGAGGATCTGTTTGTTTGATGTTATATTGCAATATTTTGCAGGCATTAAATAACCTAGGAAGTATTTATGTGGATTGTGGTAAACTGGATCTTGCCGCAGACTGCTACATGAATGCCCTTGACATCAAGCATACAAGAGCACATCAAGGGTTGGCACGGGTATGTCATCttaaaaatcaaaggaaagctGCTTATAATGAGATGACAAAGCTGATAGATAAGGCAAGAAACAATGCATCAGCATATGAAAAGCGGTCTGAATACTGTGATCGCGAGATGGCTATGAATGATCTAAGTATGGCGACAAGATTGGATCCACTGAGAACTTACCCATACAGATACAGGGCAGCAGGTAATTTTTTGTGCCCCTTTGTTTATGTCTTTTCTTTGCAATTTGATTCATTGTGAGGTCATGCCCAATGAAACTGCCCTTGTTCCATGTGTTGCTTGTTGAATTTGTTATGGTTATGTTAACCTCTGTTGTAAAAACTATAAGTTAAATTGTAAGCATAAAGTTCTTTGGAGCTGAAAATCTTATGATATGTAGGCAATCAATAATATCTTGGTTATTGAGGCAAAGGTTTTTTTCCCTACTTCCAGTACTGTCCATGAAACCAGAGATACTAGTTTGGGGGATTGGAGGGACTCAATCATGGTTTTAGTGATCCACATCTAGGCAATTGATAATATCCAGATTTTCTTATGATTCTATTACACAGTCACTTTGATCAGTTGACAGTGTAGAGGTGTAACTATTGTCAGTTTCTCTAAATTCTCTTGGGTTGCTGGTCCTGGCAGTCATCAGTGGTATTTAATTAACATTATGGTGTATATTTGCCACATTTCTCTTCTTCTCATCTTCCCGTCTCAAGAGGGAGAGAAATTGCAAGTGTTCGATTAAATTACAAAAGCTTTCCTCTGGTGGTTAGGGGCAGGGGGAGGAGCAGCAAGGATCCAGCTCTTGTTGCAGGAAGAATCAAAGGTGCCTTATAAGCCTAGAAATGAGTTGTCCCTTAGTGTTGTGAGCAGTAGGGGCAAGAGAGTCAACTGGGGACAGTATAGTTTTCTGGGTAGTTACGGTGGTGATTTTTTTTGGAGGGTTGTCCCTTGCTGTTCCCTTTGTTTTCTTGCTGGTCTTAGTGGCGCTTTTTGTATACTCTGTGTGTGCGTTGTTGCACCCATTCCTagaacttttaatatattctcttattttaccaatcaaaaagaaagaaaaaaaatgaaactccTTTAATTCTAGGAAGACCTGTTTATGTACTTCTTCCTTCAGCCTGAATTTTTTTAGAGTCTTTGGACCTTAGATCATGTTCTAGTCATCTTGGGTGAACTAGGTGGATGGCTGCTAGCCCCCTGCTGGCATGGCTTTGAGAGGCACTTTGAGTTTATGGAACAACTTgattaaacaaaagaaaataaattggaaatCTGTCTTTTATCTTGTAGATGATTTCAAGTACTGGCAAAGGAAATGAATGAGTAGTTCATTACTTGATGCTGTAACTGCAGCCACCAACCTACTGTTCTTTTCCTCAAGAAAGACAATAttccatttcattttgtttgtaTTGGGCTGTATTAGATGAACATGGATGCAAGTGTCAAATGTTGGTATCTACCGAAGTGTTAGATTTGTTTGATCACCGCATCCTAGGATACAGATACATGGTTAAACCTAGTGTCCATTTTTCTCTCCTCATCCTATGCCTTTGCCCAATTAGAGTGTGTATTAAGATAACACGTTCATATCGAGCCCAAGGCTATTTTGAACAACATAGGAATTTATTGTTCAACATCCCTACTGGGGACATATGACTGGTAGGTATATTAGAGAAATATCCACCGCCCGAAACTTTGTCATATCATGTTCGGCATGGGTATTTCATTTGAAGTATTTATATAACATTGGTTGTGAGTTGGAAATTTTTACTTcgttcagaaaaaaaaaaaaaaaaaaagaccatggCACTGTCAGAAACCTGACTAAACTGAAAAAATGCAAGAGAATAAGAAAGCTATGGCTTTTTCATTGTCTTGCACTGAAAAAATGAGCTTTCTGTGGTAGTTCCATAAGGAACATTTTCTTGTACAAGTTCTACAAAGACTTGCCTCAGcttttcattttatgttttgttGTCGCTCTGATCTACTGGTTATCTAGGAAATGAGAAACCTGTACTAATAATCTGAACCTCTTCTTACCAGTGTTGATGGATGACCAAAAAGAAACTGAAGCTGTAGAAGAGCTCACAAAGGCCATAGCTTTTAAGCCTGACCTGCAAATGCTCCATCTTCGAGCAGCATTCTACGAGTCGATGGGCAACTTCGTTTCTGCAATCCAAGATTGTGAGGCAGCTCTCTGCTTGGATCTCAACCACACAGACACACTCGATCTGTACAATCGAGCACAGGATCAAGCTACCCATCAGCAGCAGAAGTGAAGCATCATATTTTATTGCTGCCCATAAAATCAAAGTCTGACAACAACTTTGATGTCAATTTCCAGGAGAAAACTACTAGACCAATTTTCCACCTGGCTCAATTTTTCCAGAAAGAGTCTGGACGAGAAACAGACATGGCCATGAGAAGAGAACACATCAAGCAGAGCATAGAATGTATACAGGTGTGGTGGCATCATGGGGTTGATGATGATGGAACAGCATGTACTGGGTAGAAGGCCGCTGTTAAAAGGAGTACCAAAATTTGCCTCTTGTGAATGGGTTGCTGTTTAAAAGGTTCATCACTGTAATTTCTACATCATTGTTTCTTGAGAATGGTATAGGTTTCTCAAATTTTGCCTCTTTAGAAACACCATTTCTCTTGCACATGAGATATGTCATTAAGAGATCCAACTATGTCCCAGTTGTGACAACCCATTCACGTTCGTTTGATTTATTGGAAAGGTAGCTATATCCCCACGGTAAATTTGTACATCCATTCATCCtggaatatttaaaattttcttatttcatGTAGCAAAGATCATGGGTGTGCTCTGtaattccttttcatttttacttaaaaagaCTTTTGTTTTGAGTGTTGTGCAGTGGGACACAGGAATATGGGATTTTGCCCCTTATGAACTTATGACTCTTTTGATAGATGGCTGCTAAGGTAGTCCTTCAATCATGATGACCATATAGAAGATGGGGTGCTATATTAACCTCCTACCGTTTCCTTACCATAGAAAAGGGAGATTCCAAAGCATGGAAGCAAATTCTCTCATACTTGCAATTGCAAATGAATTCTCCATAGGGGACCTTCAAAACAGGTAATCCTTTAAGAGATGAGTCGAATGTGTCAGTTGAATTCTCGGACTAGTGAATACAACATCATAATTTGGAGAAACTCAGTATTTATTGATTTCATAAGTATGTTTTTAGGTATCAGAATTTCACAACCCACTAGTAAAGAGAAAAATCAAGCAAGAAAATCCAACAGGTCTCCCTTTCTCTGTTTATATACAAACATCATTCATCTACCTTAAATAGAAGCCTGCTTTTGAGATGAGACATGGAACACAGAATGGGGGGTGAGAAGgagatggattttttttctcccttttagaggaagaaaaacaagaaactttttaacttaatatttagcGGTCAAGTTAACCTCTTAACTTGCTTCCGAAGACATGATCTCAAGTTCTGCCCACCAAAGAGGAGATAGTTTCGGTGTTGCTCCATCAGGCCCCATTGTGGTTATCTCCTTCAATCTAGCTGTTACCTCTCTCATTGTTGGCCTCTGGCTTGGATCAGGATGGACACAATCTTTTACTACTTGAAGCAGTTTCTTGAGCTCCTCCTCTTGGAAAGATTTTAGAGTTGGATCCACCATTTCTCTTGAGGGTTGGTCCATTTTCAAATAGTCTGATGCCCAATCTGAGGAAGGACCATTGtccacagagtatgggagcctGCCTGTTATCATCTCAAACAATATTACCCCCAAGCTGTAAACGTTACTCTCTGGATCTGCTGATGGGGTTTCCAAGAGCTCCATGGCAACTGATCCCATCTTTGCTGCAGTTACCTCATTCCAGAAACTGAAGTCTGATATTTTTGCTGCATAATCTTCGGTCAGATATATAGAGGAAGATTGTAGCTTTTGGTGGGCTATGGGTGGATTCAGCTGGTGCATATATTCAAGGCAGTATGCCAAGCCCATAGCTATCCGCAGCCGCATTCCCCAGTCTAAGTGCTCTGCTTCCTTTACTGCAACATGTTCCCAATCCAAAATCAACCAACCATACAAACACTACATTTATCTTCGGTCATTATATGTTTAATGGTTAATGCATGATTTGGCACATGTCTTCTACAGTCAATGCGGTTGTTTGCACCATGACAGGGTACACTATGAACTTAGATAATTGCTCTAAAATGCAGGTGTAGTCAGCAGTAATGAGTTCCAACCACCTTGACACAGAACATTATGGTGGCTGACCCTACAGGATATGACTCACTTTTTGCAGCTGACAATTGAAGGTTAAACACAGTTTTTAATGATTATGATTTGGAAAGGAATCAGAGTGAACCAAACTTTGGTAGTGAAGATGGATTAATTGAACCTTATATATTGACACTTGATTAAATCCCAAATCAAGTTAATGAATTTTCCAAGGGAATGAAACTCTTTTGGCTGTGATGATCACCCAGTCAGTTTATTTGAGTTGCATGAAGTGGAAACTGTTAAAAGATGAGTCCTCTGCATACTTATCTCATTTTCCATAAATGTGGGGAAAATAGAAAATGCTTCTTCTCAGGCATATTCACATATGTTGGTTTGTGCAATAGATCATGATATACTAAATGAAGTACATATTTCCTTGAAAAATATGCTGCATGGCTGTATATATTGAGGAAAGCTAGATACTCACTGTGCAGATGCTCAAAGAGCGTTCCGTTAGGAGCATATTCAAAAACCATCATTCTCGTAAAAGGCTTATCCTCTTCACAAAACCCAATAAGGTTCACAAAATTCTTGTGGTTCACTTTTGATAACGTGTCTATCTGAAATAGTAACCAAAAGTAACAGTAAGATTCACAAATGGATGGATGATACATAAGGTTTGGTGAAATTTGGGTTTAAAGTACCTTCTTTCTGAACTGGGCTTCTAAATTCTTTGACCAGTCTCCAAGAGATGCCACTGCACTAGATGTCACTGCTATTTCAACTCCATTTGAAAGAGTTCCTTTGTACACTGTGCCATCTGATAGAGAACCAATTATATTGCTGAAATCTTCACAAGCTGTTTCGAGTTCTGCTCGATTGAGCTTTGGTACACCTGAAATGCACTCTCAAATGTGAACATATAGACACATACATTGAAACAGCAGGAATGCTTACACCAGAGTGGATGGATTAAAAGATGACATTTGCATTCTACACTTGCCCAAATGCAGGCATTGAGAGTCTCTATCCATGGTTCTTATTAGGAAATACAACCATAAGAGGATAATCATAAACTGTTTACTCTACAGTTGAGATAGAGGGGGCAAAGAAATCCCTAGATTCCATTTGGATGTCAGAAAGtactagaaaaagaaagaaaaagataaaataggaaagaatctTGAGTTATGCTGTTTGATTGTGGTggaataagttaaataaaatataatgaaaattatttgaaaactcttacattttcaaattattgaatCTCTATTtatgaagtaaataaaaattggagaaaaGTATATCGAGCTCAAGTTTGTACTGTTATTTTATTTCCGTTTCCTTCCTTTTCCTTATCCTTCCTCGCATGCTTTCTAGGAGATCCAAAGAAAACCTTCAAACTGTAATAGTTCCAAGATTATCCTTTGAGGTTGATGGCCATTGGGCACCAACTTACCAGACCCCCACACTCCACTGTACATTCAGCTATGCTGTTGGGCTGTTAACAAATTGTCCTATTGTGTACATGGAGTCCTAAATTTTCTCAGAATGCAAACATGTGATAAATCCTTTTTTCTCATGGGAAGAAGACTAACCTGTTACAAATGCTTTCTGCAGCTGCCCGCTTAGACCTGTGGCCCAAGGCTTGACGGTAACCACCTTATGGCTTCTACAGAAGATAATGCCCATGGCTGAAATAAATATGACTAAAGAACTCCCCAAAACTCCAGACAAAATTAGAACTGTATAATGCTTCCCATAAGAACTTTTATTGAGCATTGGACTAGGAGCTGGAGCAGGGGAAGGCACTGGAGCTGAATTGGATGGGGGTGCAGAAACAATCATTGGTGGATTTGATGGAACTGGTGAAGCTGGACTTGGTGGTAGTTTGGGTGAGAGTGGACCCGGCCAAAATTTTGTAAAGGGAGATGCTGCAGGGGAAGATAACGAAAACTCTGCTGGAGATGGTGATGGAGGAGCCGAGGGTGAGTCTGAGGGTAAAAATGGTGATAGTGATGATGAAAAAGAAGGTGAGGGTGATAGTGACAAAGAAGCTGAGGATGATGGTGACAAAGAAGCTGAGGGCGATGGTGACAAAGAAGGTGAAGACAATGGTAATGACTCAAATCCACTTTTcgcatttttttccctttctttggGTGGACCCACAGCATCCACCACCTGCAGCACCCTCCTATAAGATACATCTCGAGGTTGAGCAGTGTCCCTAACAGAGAGAAAAGCAGTTGTCATAAGGCAGATCCAGGAAATAATAtacaaacatgttttcttgaaAACCACTGTAAACAAGTCAAATCAAGATCACAAGAACTACATTTGAATTTCTTGTTTGTACCATGGTACAGCTGCAGGTGCAGTTAAAGACCATTCTAAAAGCCTCAATAAACATAATGCATGAAACAAGTTTGACACGTATTATTTAATAATCCATGAATGTCACTAGTAACCCCATACAAACAACAACGTATTAATTCTTCTCTTATTCTGAAGTTCTAATGTACTAAGGCAACTGTTCCAAACTTGAcattaaagaaggaaaaatcaCAGCTCtgaatacacacacacacacatacacacgtGTGTGTGTGACAAACACCTTAAATCCAAACCATCCACAAGGTTACATTGCCTGGTATGTGAAAATTCTTGTCCAATTATTGAAGTTCAGTATTCCACTAGCCAAACAGACTTTTACCCTCTTAGCTCAAGAGaacaaaatgaaggaaatgCTTCTAAAATGATCAAAAGATGCTTCCTTTCTAAAGTACTCTAAGCATTTTCAATTCCTTCacctcaaattttctgaaaacCGAAGGAGATGTATAGTTTACAGAAAATATCCTACATTAATgttaataggaaaaataaattcaaattgatGGTCTGCACTTACCCAGAAATAGATCTACTTTTGCAAGTTGGTCCTGAAGCAGCACTAGATAGCTGGTTTTCATCAACCTGATATTCAGAAAGCATCTTAAGCTCGTAGATTTCAGGAGATATGCTGCCAAGGAACTCGTTATTGTCCAATAAACTGCAATAATGATCAGAAGATGGAGTAAGTAAAGAACAAGAAAACCAGGTGATTATATTAAAAGGTTGAAAGAGCAACTCACAGGATTGTCAGGGACTGATTATTGCCAAAATCAGATGGGAATGATCCACTAAAATTATTGTAACCCAGGTCCAACACCTCCAGCTCCTTCAACTCTCCAATATCTTTAGGAATGTTTCCGGAGAAAGAATTATTCCGTAGAATACTACATAGGAGACATGCAAACCAAACCagcatataaacaaaataattaaaaaataatgctTGTAAAATTGATTGAACATAGTAATATATGCTTACATAGATTTTATAAAGGCCAACTTCCCAACTTCAGGTGCCATTGTTCCTACGAGACAAAGATCTCTCAAATTCCtacaagtaaaaaatatatgtagaaCTTTAGggtaaaatgaaaatgaaaaataaaattaagaaaggCACCCTTGATCTGTGATAAACCataaaacaacataaaaagTTCGAAGACCTACTCCATCAACACCGACTTTAAAAAGGATGAAAAGAAAACTCAAAGGCATCCAAATGAGGACAATACCTTTGATATGCAACAAACCAAAAAACAGcattagaaaatgaaaagattCCTCCATTCATGTCTAGATTATTTCTAACCATTTACAACATGATCTTTATGCGTGCAGCAttgaatatttttcattttattacttcCAAAAGGACTTCACATCATCTGAGTTTGGACAGTTTCCTTCCTCCCGGTAGTGTTAATTTTTCAGGTACAACATGAAACTCAAGCAAACCTGAAACATTCACAGATCTGCCCCTAGTCGCTACCCTAAAAACGATATTAATTTGAATCTTAAAATTCTTTGACCCAAAGACAATATTATGGCCATGTAAAGCATTGAACAATGTCCCTTTTACTTACATATGCTTTATCAATAAGTTCCTGAGGGAAGTATATGTAGTTTGGGAGCATTGCAACTTCTCATACTCTACCCATAAAGGGATTGACAAAGTGATTCTAACAGcatataaaatatgatgttttctgAATCCCATTGGAATTCAGAGTTGCACGATTCTGAATGTTTTTATGGCAACAATTAAGAAatgggagagaaaaaaaaaattacatcagAAATCATAGCATTGATTCGTCCAGGTCCATGCCTCTGACCTTTGATCGATaaaaaacaacttgaaaatgcctaaaaatttgattaatttcttaagcattttccttttttgtgtCGACTTTCCCGAGAGTCAAACAAAGGTGAAATGTCAAGAAACTTTGCCAAGCAAAATCGCAGTATCAATAACGAATAACAATTTCACCAAAGAACTACTCACAAGATAACAACTTTTCCGTCCGAGCACTCGACTCCGAACCAGGAACAGTGATCAACCTCGCCACCACTGTCGTT
Proteins encoded in this region:
- the LOC100262036 gene encoding inactive receptor-like serine/threonine-protein kinase At2g40270, encoding MDGKWRFNRFKLRAAMTMVVISLLHQHLRLCWCLNSEGLALLKFRESVVKDPFGALSDWNDSGGEVDHCSWFGVECSDGKVVILNLRDLCLVGTMAPEVGKLAFIKSIILRNNSFSGNIPKDIGELKELEVLDLGYNNFSGSFPSDFGNNQSLTILLLDNNEFLGSISPEIYELKMLSEYQVDENQLSSAASGPTCKSRSISGDTAQPRDVSYRRVLQVVDAVGPPKEREKNAKSGFESLPLSSPSLSPSPSASLSPSSSASLSLSPSPSFSSSLSPFLPSDSPSAPPSPSPAEFSLSSPAASPFTKFWPGPLSPKLPPSPASPVPSNPPMIVSAPPSNSAPVPSPAPAPSPMLNKSSYGKHYTVLILSGVLGSSLVIFISAMGIIFCRSHKVVTVKPWATGLSGQLQKAFVTGVPKLNRAELETACEDFSNIIGSLSDGTVYKGTLSNGVEIAVTSSAVASLGDWSKNLEAQFRKKIDTLSKVNHKNFVNLIGFCEEDKPFTRMMVFEYAPNGTLFEHLHIKEAEHLDWGMRLRIAMGLAYCLEYMHQLNPPIAHQKLQSSSIYLTEDYAAKISDFSFWNEVTAAKMGSVAMELLETPSADPESNVYSLGVILFEMITGRLPYSVDNGPSSDWASDYLKMDQPSREMVDPTLKSFQEEELKKLLQVVKDCVHPDPSQRPTMREVTARLKEITTMGPDGATPKLSPLWWAELEIMSSEAS
- the LOC100256939 gene encoding ethylene-overproduction protein 1 → MRSFKLIERYKSTQVHALTPPDANPSSTTSCAVTGKVNHHSKWLKLSQAISASVAEPLLPYGLPTTELIEPPIDLHLKSVNHVETLASLYRRFQTCSQFDKSLICLEQYSLLRSLGDPKLLRRCLWTARQNVADIQSKVVLSAWLRYERREDELSGSTSMECGGHILECPKAAMVPGCDPKSFYDHCRCRLGTVDGTDKRIIVGDDECSTSNENSDVSFCIDDEEINCVRNKIAVLSGPFETMLYGSFIESKRVKIDFSENGISVEGMRAVEVFSRTRRLDSFHPEIVLEMLSFANRFCCEEMKSACDAYLASLVCNIGDALILIDYGLEETASLLVAACLQVLLRELPSSLYNLKVVKIFCSIEAKERLAMVGHASFLLYYFLSQVAMEENMVSKTTVMLLERMRECATEKWQKALAFHQLGCVRLERKEYEDAECCFEAATEVGHVYSVAGVARAKYKQGHQYSSYELMNSLISDYKSVGWMYQERSLYCSGRMKIFDLNTATELDPTLSFPYKYRAVALMEEKQIRASITEIDKIIGFKVSPDCLELRAWFFIALEDYQSALRDIRALLALEPNYSMFHGKVSADHLVELLSRRVQQWSQADCWMQLYNRWSCIDDIGSLAVIHQMLVNDPHKSLLRFRQSLLLLRLNCQKAAMRSLRLARNHSSSEHERLVYEGWISYDTGHREEALSKAEESIALQRSFEAFFLKAYVLADTSLNPESSAYVIQLLEEALKCPSDGLRKGQALNNLGSIYVDCGKLDLAADCYMNALDIKHTRAHQGLARVCHLKNQRKAAYNEMTKLIDKARNNASAYEKRSEYCDREMAMNDLSMATRLDPLRTYPYRYRAAVLMDDQKETEAVEELTKAIAFKPDLQMLHLRAAFYESMGNFVSAIQDCEAALCLDLNHTDTLDLYNRAQDQATHQQQK